One stretch of Siphonobacter curvatus DNA includes these proteins:
- a CDS encoding hybrid sensor histidine kinase/response regulator transcription factor, which produces MKLFVRTFLLFTLAILNTAGLLAQKLPLGFKSYSNKDGLSSSTIYSLCKDHFGFLWLATEDGLNRFDGTNFKIYRHDAEKNKGLKVNHITALFESANGDLWIGTNGGSLSYYDRLSDSIIPFEEVGDKRKIQPAITHITADHTGNLWVTSYGALYIIDPTTKKLITQKPYQKILKNFEGQTSLYAFEDRSHQLWLGTDKGLWLYDKNYNLIRHYSHEEHNPRSLTHNYISAIVQDSRNAIWVSTNNGLSKLESNGNSFKNFSYATGKNSISSNAIYAMVADDSDKLWLGTDEGLDVLDLTTENIVSYGPDSRDPHSLSSRSIRSILVDDKGICWVGTYQGGLNKYDKSQSHFKLKQSNAFDPYGLKSATVTSFAEYQNSVFIGTDGGGLHEYLPQKDLFRQIQLPDDRKNNRHDLSILALEMGRNQQLWIGTYLNGLFCYQPGSKHYVRFKKGEGEKDLNSNDIFCLKEDRHGNLWIGTNGGGINILNLKTNTIEKLVTQSDYTDDRTKPSNNYIRSFEEDKYGRIWAGTFGGGISVYDPKTKMFTFYNKKNSGLPSNYILSIKEDAKGTIWVGTNGNGLAYLRPQSKQFQTLSESDGLINGVVLKIIEMPTGELWLSTNKGLSCFNPVTKRFKNYTHHHGLQGGAFVLGSGLQLSTGELYFGGQSGFNHFKRSDIKINSHIPEVVLTELKIDNQAVVPSPNGPLEQSLLTASEIRLAYKQNFSINFEALNFTVPEYNQYKYKLEGVDNQWIDAGKEHSAYYTNLSPGEYTFQVIASNNDGLWNNQGTSVRIKVAPPFWQTIYAYIFYVFVIFGILYLIRRRSINNLKQKFAIQQERLRASQLLEQQRKEAEYSREFDRMKIKFLTNLSHEFRTPISLIVGPAEKLLKQNFDESVANQLNLINRNARRLSNLVNQLLDFRKLEEQELKLHLKNGQIVAFLKDVVQSFNDLAIRKNIILSFSTEMEEEILYFDENKVERILFNLLSNAFKFTPEKGSIRVNLEACPEESTAEVACIGVSVKDSGIGIPLEAQSRIFESFFQHDTGPAILNQGTGIGLSIVKEFVKMHDGQINVESAVGLGSKFTFRLRLKREESPEVLEVTETIVPVTHPLADLPAVEVSAKNADQPLVLIVEDDEDFRFYIKENLKTFYRLYEATNGKEAWQRILFHHPDIIVCDINMPEMNGLELTRKLRADKRTKHIPIILLTAAVEENGPLSGLESGATDYITKPFDFAVLQAKMNSLIALNRVFKDTYTKQVVITAPNPEIVPERERFLERVLAYVHDNLANPQLSVETLSSHLSMSRASLYNRLLEFTGMTPVEYIRSIKLERAALLLHKSDMNIAEVAYEIGFANPNYFTKVFKAQFNMTPSEYIQKARTKAENPV; this is translated from the coding sequence ATGAAACTATTCGTACGAACTTTCCTTTTATTCACACTAGCTATTCTGAATACTGCTGGTTTATTGGCCCAGAAATTACCCTTGGGATTTAAGAGCTATTCGAATAAAGATGGACTTTCTTCCAGTACCATCTACAGTTTGTGCAAGGATCATTTTGGCTTTCTCTGGTTGGCTACCGAAGATGGACTCAATCGTTTTGACGGAACGAATTTTAAAATTTACCGGCACGATGCTGAAAAGAATAAAGGCTTAAAGGTCAATCATATTACGGCACTCTTTGAAAGTGCCAATGGAGATCTATGGATTGGTACCAATGGCGGATCACTCAGTTATTACGATCGTCTTTCCGATTCTATTATACCGTTCGAAGAAGTAGGAGATAAGCGGAAAATTCAGCCCGCCATTACGCATATTACAGCTGATCATACCGGTAATCTCTGGGTTACCAGTTACGGAGCTTTGTATATCATTGATCCTACTACTAAAAAACTAATTACTCAAAAACCCTATCAAAAGATCCTGAAGAATTTCGAAGGACAAACTTCACTGTATGCCTTCGAGGACCGTAGCCATCAACTGTGGCTGGGAACGGATAAGGGCTTATGGCTCTATGACAAAAACTATAACCTCATCAGACACTATAGCCATGAGGAACATAACCCCCGAAGTCTAACGCATAACTACATTTCAGCCATTGTTCAGGATAGTCGTAATGCGATTTGGGTAAGTACGAACAATGGGTTAAGTAAGCTGGAATCGAATGGAAACAGTTTTAAAAATTTTTCGTATGCCACCGGGAAAAATTCCATCAGTAGTAATGCCATTTATGCGATGGTTGCGGATGATAGCGACAAATTATGGCTGGGAACTGACGAAGGATTAGACGTATTGGATTTGACTACAGAAAACATCGTTAGTTACGGCCCCGACAGCCGGGATCCTCATAGTTTGAGTAGCCGGTCCATCCGTTCTATTCTGGTGGATGATAAGGGCATTTGCTGGGTAGGAACGTATCAGGGAGGACTTAATAAGTACGATAAAAGTCAGAGTCATTTCAAACTCAAGCAAAGTAATGCCTTTGATCCTTATGGATTAAAATCAGCTACCGTTACGTCTTTTGCGGAGTATCAAAACAGCGTTTTTATAGGGACCGATGGCGGAGGTTTGCACGAGTACCTACCACAAAAAGATTTATTCCGACAGATTCAATTACCGGATGATCGAAAGAACAACAGGCATGATTTAAGTATACTGGCTCTGGAAATGGGGCGTAATCAGCAGTTGTGGATTGGCACGTATTTAAACGGTTTGTTTTGTTATCAGCCCGGCTCCAAACACTACGTTCGATTTAAGAAGGGAGAAGGCGAAAAGGATCTTAATTCGAATGACATTTTCTGTTTAAAAGAAGATCGGCATGGGAATCTTTGGATCGGTACCAACGGTGGGGGGATTAATATCCTCAACCTGAAAACAAACACGATCGAGAAACTGGTTACTCAAAGTGATTACACGGACGACCGAACCAAACCGTCCAACAACTACATCCGGTCGTTTGAGGAAGATAAATACGGTCGAATCTGGGCGGGTACTTTTGGTGGGGGTATCTCGGTTTACGATCCCAAAACCAAAATGTTTACTTTTTACAACAAAAAAAATAGTGGCTTACCCAGTAATTATATTTTATCGATCAAAGAGGACGCCAAAGGTACGATTTGGGTTGGTACTAACGGAAATGGCTTAGCTTACTTGCGTCCCCAGAGTAAGCAATTTCAGACCTTATCTGAAAGTGATGGTCTAATTAACGGTGTAGTATTAAAAATTATTGAAATGCCCACCGGCGAGCTTTGGCTGAGTACCAATAAAGGCCTGAGCTGTTTTAATCCGGTCACTAAACGCTTTAAAAATTATACCCATCATCATGGTTTACAGGGGGGGGCTTTTGTTTTAGGTTCCGGCTTACAGCTTTCTACGGGCGAACTTTACTTCGGTGGACAAAGTGGGTTTAATCACTTTAAACGATCGGATATAAAGATCAATAGTCACATTCCCGAAGTAGTATTAACGGAGCTGAAAATCGATAATCAGGCCGTTGTTCCGTCACCAAATGGACCCCTTGAGCAGTCGTTACTGACGGCCAGCGAAATCCGTCTGGCTTACAAACAAAACTTTTCCATCAATTTCGAAGCCCTTAATTTTACCGTTCCTGAGTACAATCAGTATAAATACAAACTCGAAGGGGTTGATAATCAATGGATCGACGCGGGTAAAGAACACAGTGCTTATTACACGAATCTAAGTCCCGGAGAGTATACTTTTCAGGTTATTGCTTCGAATAACGATGGTCTCTGGAATAACCAGGGTACATCCGTTCGCATCAAAGTAGCACCGCCCTTTTGGCAAACGATTTACGCGTACATTTTCTACGTATTCGTCATCTTCGGAATTTTGTACTTAATCCGTCGCCGGAGTATCAACAATTTAAAACAAAAATTTGCCATTCAACAGGAAAGACTTCGGGCGAGTCAATTGCTGGAACAACAGCGTAAAGAGGCCGAATATTCGCGGGAGTTTGATCGAATGAAAATTAAGTTTTTGACGAATCTCAGTCACGAGTTCCGAACGCCTATTTCCCTGATTGTTGGTCCCGCCGAAAAATTGTTAAAACAAAATTTTGATGAAAGTGTAGCCAATCAGCTAAACCTCATTAACCGGAATGCCCGGCGGTTGAGTAACCTGGTCAATCAACTGCTCGATTTCAGAAAACTGGAAGAACAGGAACTAAAGCTTCACCTGAAGAACGGACAAATTGTAGCCTTTCTAAAAGATGTAGTCCAGTCGTTCAATGACCTGGCGATTCGAAAGAATATCATCTTGTCCTTTTCGACTGAAATGGAAGAGGAAATACTCTACTTCGATGAAAATAAAGTCGAACGTATTCTGTTCAACTTGTTGTCCAATGCGTTTAAGTTTACGCCGGAAAAGGGCTCTATTCGCGTAAACCTTGAGGCATGTCCGGAGGAGTCTACTGCTGAGGTCGCTTGTATAGGCGTATCCGTCAAAGACTCGGGCATTGGTATTCCATTGGAAGCCCAGAGCCGGATTTTTGAAAGCTTTTTCCAGCACGATACGGGGCCGGCTATTCTCAATCAGGGAACCGGAATTGGTTTATCCATCGTCAAAGAGTTTGTCAAAATGCACGACGGCCAAATCAACGTAGAAAGTGCCGTGGGCTTGGGTAGCAAATTTACCTTTCGGCTACGGCTGAAACGGGAGGAGAGCCCGGAGGTTTTAGAGGTAACCGAAACGATAGTGCCTGTAACGCACCCGCTGGCGGATTTACCCGCTGTAGAAGTATCCGCCAAAAACGCAGATCAACCCTTGGTACTGATTGTTGAAGACGACGAAGATTTCCGTTTTTACATCAAGGAAAATCTCAAGACCTTTTACCGGCTTTACGAGGCTACCAATGGGAAAGAGGCCTGGCAACGGATTTTGTTTCATCATCCCGATATAATTGTCTGTGACATTAATATGCCCGAGATGAATGGTCTGGAATTAACGCGGAAGTTGCGAGCCGATAAGCGAACGAAACACATTCCGATCATTTTATTGACCGCAGCCGTGGAGGAAAATGGTCCGCTGTCGGGGCTGGAATCCGGAGCTACGGACTACATTACGAAACCCTTTGATTTTGCGGTGTTACAGGCAAAAATGAATAGCCTGATCGCTCTCAACCGAGTTTTCAAGGATACGTATACTAAACAGGTAGTCATCACGGCACCCAATCCTGAAATTGTTCCGGAACGGGAGCGATTCTTGGAGCGGGTACTGGCCTATGTGCATGACAACCTGGCGAATCCGCAGCTATCGGTGGAAACCCTCAGTAGCCATTTATCCATGAGCCGGGCTTCGTTGTACAACCGATTGCTTGAGTTTACGGGCATGACACCGGTAGAGTATATCCGCTCCATCAAGCTGGAACGGGCCGCTCTGCTTTTGCACAAAAGCGATATGAACATTGCCGAGGTGGCTTACGAGATTGGTTTTGCCAACCCGAATTACTTTACCAAAGTATTTAAGGCTCAGTTTAATATGACTCCATCGGAGTATATACAGAAAGCACGGACAAAAGCCGAAAATCCAGTATAA
- a CDS encoding SusC/RagA family TonB-linked outer membrane protein, producing MEKPVTFREHPIKWMMIPPVVCLLLHMHTSSAAPDYFNHSSIHDKSLTKTNVRIDRVITGTVKDDQGQAVPGVSLSIKGTTQGTVSDEQGQFRLTIPNDNTTLVVTHVGYASQEIIVGTRSTVEVVLKNDQRILSEIVVVGYGTQRRGAITGAVSSVTSKALNELPVAGVDQALQGRVAGLNVTNNGSPGSAPIVTIRGISSISFASDPLYVVDGFPMAISNIDPRDIQSAEVLKDASSAAIYGSRATNGVILITTKKGALQDRLRVSFDAYFGVQSPTREFNLLNTQQYQQYERALNGASSALPPRLESANFNLPIYEGATQTFAQTNTNWQREYFRRNQPLQQYNISLSGGNGASRFYTGAGYFDQQGIAQGLNFKRFNYRLNSEHNLSKVFTFGENLYISQSKQRFDVSQGNRTPIVNLIRMQPYLPVYNPNNLGGFMGPQNSFDASDPVNPVERAFLVENINNTTRILGTAYLKVNIAPWLKFTSTYGLDYSNVYITNYTPIHNDGGTSIAATASIQNQRLLTNTQLFTQQLTFEKSFEGHNLGATVVYETQSQNVRNETASGTQSTNVVRTLNGANNVTANSIYETNYIRSMVGRVTYDYNERYILAASLRRDGLSVFAPGKKFENFPAVSAGWRIDRENFMKDVRGVSEFKLRGGYGITGINGVLLGNYPYLQPIQRNQATYPFNGTVINGNGSFYNGLSNPNLAWEKTKQANVGLDMGFLENRLSVVAEYFQRKTDNLILTVPTPTSFGFGGAGTLANVAAMENNGVELQVGYRKTRGDFTWNVTGLVSVIRNQVVRLNNENASITAGGDADFGGGGPLTNTVAGKAVQSFYGYVVEGIFQNEAEVTSHATQSGAAPGDLKFKDLDANGIINDDDRTFIGSFLPKFSYSLNYAANYKNFDFTVFFQGVQGNKIFNAARIIREGMPRLFNADVAVLNAWTPSNTNTDMPRAVNGDPNQNVRPSTRWIEDGSYLRFKNVMIGYNAPESWTKRTGGLGLSRLRLYLSAQNLFTITKYSGLDPEIGSKNGTLTNGVDYGQYPTPRSFQAGIQATF from the coding sequence ATGGAGAAACCTGTAACATTCCGAGAACATCCGATCAAATGGATGATGATTCCGCCAGTGGTTTGTTTGCTGCTACACATGCATACGTCCAGTGCAGCACCTGACTATTTCAACCATTCCTCAATTCATGACAAAAGCCTTACTAAAACAAATGTTCGGATCGACCGGGTTATAACCGGAACCGTTAAAGACGACCAGGGACAAGCCGTTCCGGGCGTTAGTCTATCCATCAAAGGTACTACGCAGGGCACGGTCAGTGACGAACAGGGTCAGTTTCGCTTAACGATTCCTAATGATAACACGACGCTGGTCGTTACGCACGTAGGATATGCCAGCCAGGAGATCATCGTGGGTACGCGATCTACGGTCGAAGTAGTACTGAAAAATGATCAGCGTATACTAAGCGAGATCGTCGTCGTGGGCTACGGTACCCAACGCAGAGGGGCCATCACTGGGGCGGTTTCGTCCGTTACATCCAAAGCCCTCAATGAGTTACCCGTAGCGGGTGTAGATCAGGCCTTACAGGGTCGGGTTGCTGGCTTAAACGTTACCAATAACGGTTCGCCGGGGAGTGCTCCCATTGTTACCATTCGGGGTATTAGCTCCATCAGCTTTGCCTCTGATCCACTCTACGTTGTGGATGGTTTTCCGATGGCTATCTCCAACATTGATCCCCGCGATATTCAATCGGCGGAAGTGCTGAAAGATGCTAGCTCGGCCGCCATTTACGGTTCCAGAGCTACCAATGGCGTCATTCTGATTACGACTAAAAAAGGAGCCTTGCAGGATCGGTTGCGGGTATCCTTCGATGCGTACTTCGGCGTTCAAAGTCCCACTCGCGAGTTCAATTTGCTCAATACGCAACAATATCAACAGTACGAAAGAGCCCTGAATGGAGCGAGCAGTGCACTCCCGCCGCGTCTGGAATCGGCTAACTTCAATCTGCCAATTTACGAAGGAGCTACGCAGACGTTTGCCCAGACCAATACTAACTGGCAACGGGAGTATTTCAGAAGAAACCAGCCCCTTCAGCAGTACAACATCTCCTTAAGTGGCGGTAATGGGGCTTCGCGTTTTTACACGGGAGCGGGTTACTTCGATCAGCAGGGGATCGCTCAGGGTCTTAACTTCAAGCGTTTCAATTATCGTTTGAATTCTGAACATAACCTGAGCAAGGTTTTCACGTTCGGCGAAAATCTGTACATCAGTCAATCCAAACAGCGTTTTGACGTTTCACAGGGAAACCGTACGCCCATTGTAAATCTCATCCGGATGCAGCCCTATCTACCCGTGTATAACCCCAATAATCTGGGTGGATTCATGGGTCCGCAGAATAGTTTCGATGCTTCCGATCCAGTCAATCCGGTAGAGCGGGCTTTCCTCGTCGAAAACATCAACAATACGACCCGTATCCTGGGCACGGCGTACTTGAAAGTAAACATCGCTCCCTGGCTGAAATTCACGTCTACTTACGGTCTGGACTACTCGAACGTATACATCACGAACTACACCCCTATTCATAACGATGGTGGTACGTCGATTGCAGCCACGGCCAGTATCCAGAATCAACGTCTGCTCACCAATACGCAGCTATTCACTCAGCAGCTGACGTTCGAGAAATCGTTCGAAGGCCATAACCTTGGAGCTACGGTTGTCTACGAAACGCAGAGTCAGAATGTGCGGAACGAAACCGCCAGCGGTACCCAGAGCACGAACGTGGTCCGTACGCTCAACGGAGCCAACAATGTAACGGCCAACAGCATTTACGAAACCAACTACATCCGCTCCATGGTGGGTCGGGTGACGTATGACTACAACGAGCGTTACATACTGGCGGCTTCACTTCGTCGGGATGGTCTGTCCGTTTTTGCTCCGGGTAAGAAATTCGAAAACTTCCCGGCCGTTTCGGCAGGCTGGCGGATTGATCGGGAAAACTTCATGAAAGATGTACGTGGCGTCTCTGAATTCAAACTCAGAGGGGGTTACGGGATTACGGGTATCAATGGCGTGCTGCTGGGTAACTATCCGTATCTGCAACCCATTCAGCGGAATCAGGCTACCTATCCTTTCAATGGTACGGTTATTAACGGAAACGGTTCTTTCTACAACGGTTTGAGTAATCCGAATCTGGCTTGGGAGAAAACCAAACAAGCCAACGTCGGTTTGGATATGGGCTTTTTGGAAAATCGCTTAAGCGTCGTCGCGGAATATTTTCAGCGGAAAACGGACAACCTGATTCTGACCGTTCCTACGCCTACTAGCTTTGGTTTTGGCGGAGCCGGAACCCTGGCCAACGTAGCGGCCATGGAGAACAACGGGGTCGAACTTCAGGTAGGTTATCGGAAAACACGGGGCGATTTCACCTGGAATGTAACGGGTTTAGTAAGCGTCATCCGAAATCAGGTGGTACGACTGAATAACGAGAATGCCTCCATTACCGCCGGGGGTGATGCCGATTTTGGTGGTGGTGGCCCTTTAACGAATACCGTAGCGGGTAAAGCCGTACAGTCGTTCTACGGGTACGTCGTAGAAGGTATTTTCCAGAATGAAGCCGAAGTTACTTCACACGCGACACAAAGCGGAGCTGCTCCCGGGGATTTGAAGTTTAAGGACCTGGACGCCAACGGTATCATCAATGACGATGACCGCACGTTTATTGGAAGCTTCCTGCCGAAGTTCAGTTACTCACTCAATTACGCAGCTAACTACAAAAACTTCGATTTCACGGTCTTCTTCCAGGGCGTACAGGGTAATAAAATTTTTAATGCGGCCCGGATTATTCGCGAAGGCATGCCTCGCTTGTTCAATGCCGATGTGGCCGTTCTGAACGCCTGGACTCCTTCGAACACCAATACGGATATGCCGAGAGCCGTGAACGGAGACCCGAACCAGAACGTACGCCCCTCGACCCGCTGGATTGAAGACGGCTCGTATTTACGGTTTAAGAATGTCATGATTGGCTACAATGCCCCCGAATCCTGGACGAAACGTACCGGAGGCCTGGGCCTTAGCCGACTACGCCTCTACCTCTCCGCCCAAAACTTGTTTACCATTACCAAGTACTCCGGTCTGGATCCGGAAATCGGTTCCAAGAACGGAACGCTGACGAATGGTGTCGACTACGGTCAGTACCCCACCCCCCGATCTTTTCAAGCAGGAATCCAGGCCACTTTTTAA
- a CDS encoding glycoside hydrolase family 43 protein, which produces MRKPILSILFLCLCGLNVGIAQKTTLVNPILSGFYPDPSIVQVDKDYYLINSTFSYFPGIPVFHSKDLKNWKQIGNVIDRPSQMDFMGERLTRGLFAPAISYHKGTYYVTCTDIDHDGNFVVTAKNPAGPWSNPVRIPQVRGIDPSLYFDDNDKAYILYNSDAPDNKPQYSGHRTIRMYEFDYQNLKVVGEEKQLVNGGVDISKKPVWIEGPHILKRNNWYYLYAAEGGTSVNHSEVVFRSKSVWGPYVPYEHNPILTQKGLPEDRKDPVTSAGHAQFVEGPDGKTYSIFLAVRPYEGDFYNTGRETFIAPVEWKEDWPIINPNHKEIQYSYPVNYAENKPKDLLPQSGNFGYTMTFEKSLDPSLLFMRTVDPDSYTLSKKQGLTLKLKPETCMETGNPSFIGKRQQHLYSTAETELSFNPKAEHEKAGLVILQDEHHFYFLSKSLKDGKPFIQIFKSVPREKSMELVTEAPLNTTAEKVNLRISSQGDSYSFSYTTDGKNWQVLKDKLDGKFLSTKVAGGFIGCVYGMYATSSGESSSNTASFRYLKYEGKDPMYK; this is translated from the coding sequence ATGAGAAAACCTATCCTGTCAATTCTTTTTCTCTGCCTTTGTGGCTTGAATGTTGGAATAGCTCAGAAGACTACCTTAGTAAATCCTATTCTATCGGGCTTCTATCCGGATCCGAGTATTGTGCAGGTTGACAAGGATTATTACCTGATTAACTCTACGTTTTCCTACTTCCCCGGCATCCCCGTTTTTCACAGTAAGGATCTGAAAAACTGGAAACAGATTGGGAACGTCATTGACCGCCCCTCGCAAATGGATTTCATGGGTGAGCGATTAACCCGTGGTCTGTTTGCTCCGGCCATCAGCTACCACAAAGGCACGTACTACGTGACCTGTACGGACATTGACCACGATGGTAACTTTGTAGTAACGGCGAAAAACCCGGCGGGTCCCTGGAGTAATCCGGTACGGATTCCGCAGGTTCGGGGCATCGACCCGTCGCTGTATTTCGATGATAACGACAAAGCCTACATCCTTTATAACAGCGATGCTCCCGACAACAAACCTCAGTACTCCGGTCACCGAACCATCCGCATGTACGAGTTTGATTATCAAAATTTAAAGGTGGTAGGTGAGGAAAAGCAACTGGTAAATGGCGGGGTAGACATTAGCAAAAAGCCCGTATGGATTGAAGGGCCGCATATTCTGAAGCGAAACAACTGGTATTACCTGTATGCCGCCGAAGGAGGCACCTCCGTAAATCACTCCGAAGTAGTCTTCCGGAGTAAGTCGGTCTGGGGACCTTACGTACCCTACGAACACAATCCCATCCTGACGCAGAAAGGCCTACCCGAAGACCGGAAAGACCCCGTTACGTCCGCTGGCCACGCTCAGTTTGTGGAAGGTCCCGATGGAAAAACGTACTCCATCTTTCTGGCCGTTCGTCCCTACGAAGGTGATTTCTATAATACGGGCCGTGAAACCTTCATTGCTCCAGTAGAATGGAAGGAAGATTGGCCAATCATCAACCCCAATCACAAGGAAATTCAGTATTCCTATCCGGTCAATTATGCCGAAAACAAGCCGAAAGATCTGTTACCCCAATCGGGTAATTTTGGCTATACGATGACCTTCGAAAAGTCGCTGGATCCTTCCTTGCTGTTCATGCGTACGGTAGACCCTGATTCGTATACGCTTTCTAAAAAACAGGGTTTGACGTTGAAACTGAAACCGGAGACCTGCATGGAGACGGGCAACCCTTCGTTTATTGGCAAGCGTCAGCAACACTTGTACAGCACGGCCGAAACCGAATTGAGCTTCAATCCCAAAGCAGAGCACGAGAAAGCGGGGCTGGTGATTTTGCAGGATGAACATCATTTTTACTTCCTGAGTAAAAGCCTGAAAGACGGAAAACCCTTCATTCAGATTTTCAAGAGTGTACCCCGCGAAAAATCGATGGAATTAGTAACGGAAGCCCCCCTGAATACCACGGCTGAAAAAGTGAACCTTCGTATTTCTTCGCAAGGTGATTCCTACAGTTTCTCGTATACGACGGACGGTAAAAACTGGCAAGTACTGAAAGATAAATTGGACGGTAAGTTTCTGAGTACCAAAGTAGCGGGTGGATTCATCGGCTGCGTGTACGGTATGTACGCCACGTCTTCCGGTGAGAGTAGTTCGAATACTGCTTCCTTCCGTTATTTGAAGTACGAAGGAAAAGACCCCATGTATAAGTAA
- a CDS encoding RagB/SusD family nutrient uptake outer membrane protein, whose translation MLPIMYSCNDNTLNTINENVVSTTDYFKNSDELLAGTNSIYATVRNISLVAREWFFLHDLRSDEVAAGGSQLEVPRFQILSGNTDPTNSVMNSVWNGLYTVIHRANTVIENGPNVTDNAAVRDRAVAEAKFLRAWAYFELVTFWGGVPLYTAPVKSPSDYQPRAEVNAIYTLIIEDLRLAASALPGKAATDKGRATNGAANALLGRVLMQRADYAGAKEALLKVTASGAYTLMDRYLDNFEEETEFNAESIFEVAYVDKGDNDFNWGGNDTPNSAQSTIRNQEYNPVAWRNLIPSDKLLNEFENTATGATKTDPRFSFSFYQTGDRYNNDADVLTDADQNGNSSLVNGVRKKVSIRKFMILYKEGKAKASYHPGGNNQRIIRYAEVLINLAECEAELGNLTAAVGYLNQVRARKSVAMPAYPTSQFPTSTKAQVIKAIMHEKMVELSVECMRSIDILRWRPKGYFTQEPFSYFRANRDELLPIPVAELDNNPLVNGKQNPGY comes from the coding sequence ATGCTACCCATTATGTACTCCTGTAATGATAATACGTTGAATACCATTAACGAAAACGTGGTATCCACTACTGATTATTTTAAAAATAGTGATGAACTTCTGGCGGGTACCAATTCCATCTATGCCACCGTGCGTAACATTTCGCTGGTGGCCCGGGAGTGGTTCTTCCTCCATGATTTGAGAAGCGATGAGGTAGCCGCTGGTGGAAGTCAGCTGGAAGTACCCCGCTTTCAGATTCTAAGTGGCAATACGGATCCCACCAACAGCGTCATGAACTCGGTCTGGAATGGCTTGTATACCGTCATTCACCGGGCCAATACGGTCATCGAAAACGGGCCTAATGTGACGGATAATGCCGCCGTACGCGACCGGGCGGTGGCCGAAGCCAAATTCCTGCGAGCCTGGGCTTATTTTGAACTGGTTACTTTCTGGGGAGGCGTACCGCTGTACACAGCACCCGTTAAGTCGCCATCCGACTACCAGCCCCGAGCAGAAGTCAATGCGATCTATACCTTAATCATCGAGGACTTGCGGCTAGCGGCCAGTGCCTTACCCGGCAAAGCGGCTACCGACAAAGGCCGTGCTACCAATGGTGCTGCCAATGCCTTGCTTGGACGAGTATTGATGCAGCGGGCTGATTACGCCGGTGCCAAGGAGGCCTTGCTGAAAGTGACTGCCTCCGGTGCGTATACGTTAATGGATCGCTACCTAGATAACTTCGAGGAAGAAACGGAATTCAATGCCGAGTCCATCTTTGAAGTAGCGTACGTGGATAAGGGCGATAATGATTTTAACTGGGGTGGCAACGATACGCCTAACTCCGCTCAGTCTACCATTCGTAATCAGGAATATAACCCGGTCGCCTGGCGAAATCTGATTCCCTCAGACAAGCTGTTAAATGAATTCGAAAACACGGCCACCGGAGCTACGAAAACCGATCCCCGTTTTAGTTTCAGTTTCTACCAAACCGGCGATCGCTACAACAATGATGCGGATGTACTAACCGACGCCGATCAAAACGGTAATTCATCGCTGGTAAATGGCGTTCGCAAGAAGGTCAGCATTCGGAAGTTTATGATTCTGTACAAAGAAGGAAAAGCAAAGGCAAGTTACCACCCCGGCGGTAACAACCAGCGGATCATTCGGTACGCTGAAGTATTAATCAACCTCGCCGAATGTGAGGCCGAGCTGGGTAACCTTACGGCGGCCGTAGGCTACCTCAACCAGGTTAGAGCCCGAAAAAGTGTAGCGATGCCCGCGTATCCAACGAGTCAATTCCCTACCAGCACGAAAGCTCAGGTGATCAAAGCTATCATGCATGAAAAAATGGTTGAACTTTCGGTGGAATGCATGCGTAGTATCGATATTCTTCGCTGGCGGCCCAAGGGTTACTTCACGCAGGAACCGTTCTCGTATTTCCGGGCGAACCGGGATGAGTTACTCCCCATTCCGGTGGCAGAACTGGACAATAATCCGCTGGTGAATGGCAAGCAAAACCCGGGTTATTAA